The sequence GACCGCCGCGTGGAAGACGTCGGGGCGCCGCAGCACCGCCATGCCGGCCAGGAAGCCGCCGTAGGACCAGCCCCGGATGCCCACCCGGCCCAGGTCCAGCGGGAAGCGCCCGGCGAGCCCCTGGAGGGCCTCCACCTGGTCGTCCAGGGTGAGTGCCAGGTTGTCCTTGACCGCCTTCTCCCAGGCCGGTGAGCGGCCCGGGGTGCCCCGCCCGTCCGCGACGACCACGGCGAAGCCCTGGTCCGCGAACCACTGCGAGGTCAGGTGCGGATTGTGGGCGGCGAGGACCCGCCGGCCGTGCGGCCCGCCGTACGGGTCCATCAGAACCGGAAGCGGACCATCCGATTCCGAGTACCCGGTGGGGAGCAGCACGGCGCACGGAATCCGCCGTGCGCCCCCTTCGGTGAGAACCGGCCGGGCGGCGAGGACCGGGCGCTCCGCGTGGCTCGCGACCGTCGCGATCTCCTCGCCGTCGCGCAGCACCCGCGCCACCGTCCCCGGCCGCTCCGGCGACGCCGAGACCAGCACCGTCACCCGGCCGGAGCGGACCGCGGTGTGCACGCCCACGCCCTCGGAGACCCGCTCGACACCCAGCTCGTTGACCCGGTACACATGGCTCTCGCCGGTCTCCGGCGCGGCCGCCTCCTCGCCCGCCGACGCCGCCACCAGGACGTCCGATTCCCCGATGTCCAGCACCGACTGGATGTGCAGCTGCGCCCCGGTCAGCGGCCGGTCGCCCACCGCCAGGACCCGGGCCCCGCCCTCGTCCGCGATCCGCACCAGCCGCCCGTCCGGCGCCCACGCGGGCACCCCGGGGAACAGCTCGAGCCACACCGGGTCCTCGTCCGCGTGCACCGTCCGGGTCGCCCCGGTCTCCGGGTCCACCGCGAGGCACAGCTGGCTCTGCTGGTCCCGGGCCTGCACGAGCAGCAGCGGCGCCCCGTGCGACGACCAGTGCACCCGTGCCAGGTACGGGAACCGGGCCCGGTCCCAGACCACTTCGGTGCGCTTGCCGTCCAGGCCCATCACATGGAGCCCCACCACCGCGTTGGGCGTACCGGCCGCCGGGTAGGCGACCTCGGCGGGCCGGCGGTCGGGGTGCGCGGGGTCGGCGATCCACCACCGCCGCACCGGGCTGTCGTCGACCCGGGCGACGAGCAGCCGGTCCGACTCCGGCGACCACCAGAAGCCCCGTGAGCGCCCCATCTCCTCGGCCGCGACGAATTCCGCCAGCCCGTACGTGACATGGGCGTCATCCGGCTCCGCGAGCGCCCTGTCCTCCTCGCCGGAGGCACCCACGACGCGCAGCGCCCCCTTGGACACATACGCGACGTGTCGCCCGTCCGGGGAGGGGCGCGGGTCGATCACCGGACCCGGCACGGGCAGCGCGCGCGCCGTACCGGAGACCAGATCGGCGACGTACACCTTCCCCGAGAGGGCGAACGCGGCCAACTCGGCCGCCCCGTCCACCGCGTAGCCCACGATCCCCGACGACCCCTCGCGGCTGCGCTCCCGGCGGGCGCGCTCCTGGGCCGACAGGCGCTCCGTCGAACCGCCCAGCAGCGCCGCGGGATCGGCCACCAGCCGCTCGCGCGGGGCCGCGCCCCCGGCCAGGTCCAGCACCCAGAGCCGGTTCGAGCGGTCCGTGCCGGAACCCGAGCGGAGATAGACCACGCGTCCACCGTCGGGTGAAACCGTGAACGCGCGAGGTGCCCCGAGGGTGAATCTCATCGTCCGGGCGAACTGGAGCGGGAAGCTGATCTCTGGCGAAGTCATGCGCCGAACCTATCGGCCGCTCCCGTCCGTGCGCCCCTCGTGCTGCTGTGCCCCGATCAATGCGTTGCCACGGATAGTTATGATCCGTAGCGCTCGGTGGGTATGAACCTGCTGGCTCCATGCGTGCTGCCCGTCCCGACCGTACAGATGGAGGTGAACCGCCGTGGCGCTCTCGATTTCGGCGGTGGTGCTGCTGGCGATCATCGTCTTCCTGCTGATCCGGAAATCCGGACTGAAGGGGGGACATGCGGTCGTCTGCGCGCTGCTCGGTTTCTATCTCGCCAGTTCGTCCATCGCGCCCACCATCTCCGAGCTGACCACGAATGTGGCCGGCATGATCGGGGGCATCAAGTTCTGACGCCACCGCCCCGCCCCCGGCCGCCTTCGGCCGGCGGAGCCGCCGGCTCGTAGGGTGGTCCCCATGACGGACCTTCCCGCCCGGCGGCTGCTCCTGGTGCACGCGCACCCGGACGACGAGTCGATCAACAACGGCGCCACCATGGCCAGGTACGCGGCCGAAGGCGCCCTGGTCACGCTGGTGACCTGCACACTCGGCGAGGAGGGCGAGGTCATCCCGCCCGCGCTCGCCCATCTCGCGGCGGACCGGGACGACACCCTCGGCCCCCACCGCCGCGGCGAACTCGCGGCGGCGATGAGGGCGCTGGGCGTCACCGACCACCGCTTCCTCGGCGGCCCCGGCCGCTACCGGGACTCCGGGATGATGGGCACCGAGCAGAACCACCGCCCCGGCGCCTTCTGGTCGGCCGACCTGGACGAGGCCGCCGGACACCTCGTGGACGTGATCCGCGAGGTGCGCCCCCAGGTCCTGGTGACGTACGACCCGGACGGGGGCTACGGCCACCCCGACCACATCCAGGCCCACCGGGTCGCCACCCGCGCCGCACAACTGGCCGCCGACGCCGCCCACCGCCCCGGCTCCGCCCCGCACACCGTCGCCAAGGTCTACTGGAACCGGGTGCCCCGCTCGGTCGCCGAGAAGGCGTTCGCGGCCCTGCGGGCGGACGCCCCCGACGCGTTCGGGGGGATCGCCGCGATCGAGGACGTGCCGGGTGTGGTGAACGACGCCTTCGTCACCACCCTCGTCGACGGCGCCGGGTACGAGGGGGCGAAGGCCGCCGCGATGCGGGCGCACGCCACCCAGATCGCCGTCCAGGAGCCCTACTTCGCCCTCTCGAACGACCTGGGCCAGCCTCTTTTCACCGTCGAGTACTACGAGTTGGTCACGGGTGAACCGGGCCCGGCGGGCGCTCCGACGGCCGAGCTCGAACACGATCTCTTCGCGGGTGTGACGGGAGCCGGACGATGAGCGGCAGCAGCAGGGCGCGGGCCGGCCGGACGGAAGCGCCGAAGCGGGACATTCCGGCCACCGGTATGGCCGCTCCTCTCCACCTCGGCAGGATCGCCGCCCTGTTCGGTCTCCTGGTCGTCGGCATCCTCGTCGGCATCGCCGGGGCGCTGGTCCAACCCGCCTGGTTCCCCGGCGGACTGGTCCTCGCCCTGGCGGCGGCGGCCGGTCTCTTCTTCGGCGGGCGCACCCTGACCGGCACCCAGTCGGGCGCCATGGTGCCGGCCGCGGGCTGGCTGATTTCGGTCATTTTTCTGCTCGGCGGGCGGCCCGAAGGCGACTATGTCTTCGGTGACGCGCTGGGCCTCGCGCTCTTCATGCTGGGCGGAATGGCCATCGCTGTGATCTGTGCCACCTTGCCGCGCACGCCCCGGTAGCGGGCCGACTGCGGCCGACCTGCCAAGTAATGTGCCACGTCCGATCCCGTAATGCCCCCTGTCCGTCCGGGGGGTGCGCCGTCGTTTCCCCCGGTCGCGGGGTGTCTGTCGGCGGCGGCCAGTAAGGTGGTTCGCGCGCCCGAGCTGCGGCACGGGGGAAGTACGGGCGGCGGAGCCAATCGGGAGAACCTGCTTTGAGTCGTGAAACTGACAGTTCGTCCTCCGGGCCCCAGGGTCGCGGAGGAGCCGCGTACCCCTCGGGTACGCCGCCGTACGGATCCCGCCAGTATCCGTCGCCGCACCCGTCGCAGGACGCTCCGGAGGAGACCCCGGAATCCACTGATCCCGGACGGTCCGAAGAGCCGAAGACCGAGACGACCCTGACGACGCGTATCCGGATCAACATCCCCGGATCGCGTCCCATCCCGCCGGTTGTCATGCGTACGCCCATGAGCGACGCCGAGGGCGGCGGCGAGCGGACCGGCGAGACCCCGCGCCCGGGTGCCCCGGCGCAGGGCGGCGCCCGGCAGACGCCCCAGCCACCGGCGCCCCAGGCCCGCGAGGAGTCCGCCCCGGCGGCCGAACCCGCGCCCGAGAAGCCGGCCAGGGAGAAGAGCGGCAGCGACTGGTTCGCCCCGCGCAAGGCGCCGGCGGGCGCCAAGCCGTCCACGGACGGGCAGCCCGGCGGCACGGACGGCGCGGGCTTCCCCGCCACCGGCCCCGGCACCCCGGGCGGCCCGGACGCTTCCGGTGGACCCGGTGTTGCCGGCGGCCCCGGCGGCCCCGGTGCCGGTGGTCCCA comes from Streptomyces sp. Mut1 and encodes:
- a CDS encoding S9 family peptidase, which produces MTSPEISFPLQFARTMRFTLGAPRAFTVSPDGGRVVYLRSGSGTDRSNRLWVLDLAGGAAPRERLVADPAALLGGSTERLSAQERARRERSREGSSGIVGYAVDGAAELAAFALSGKVYVADLVSGTARALPVPGPVIDPRPSPDGRHVAYVSKGALRVVGASGEEDRALAEPDDAHVTYGLAEFVAAEEMGRSRGFWWSPESDRLLVARVDDSPVRRWWIADPAHPDRRPAEVAYPAAGTPNAVVGLHVMGLDGKRTEVVWDRARFPYLARVHWSSHGAPLLLVQARDQQSQLCLAVDPETGATRTVHADEDPVWLELFPGVPAWAPDGRLVRIADEGGARVLAVGDRPLTGAQLHIQSVLDIGESDVLVAASAGEEAAAPETGESHVYRVNELGVERVSEGVGVHTAVRSGRVTVLVSASPERPGTVARVLRDGEEIATVASHAERPVLAARPVLTEGGARRIPCAVLLPTGYSESDGPLPVLMDPYGGPHGRRVLAAHNPHLTSQWFADQGFAVVVADGRGTPGRSPAWEKAVKDNLALTLDDQVEALQGLAGRFPLDLGRVGIRGWSYGGFLAGMAVLRRPDVFHAAVVGAPVTDLRLYDTHYTERYLGDPAKQPEVYTDNSLLGDEGLSHAAEQVRPMMIVHGLADDNVVVAHTLRLSSALLAAGRPHEVLPLSGVTHMTPQEKVAENLLLLQVDFLKRSLGL
- the mshB gene encoding N-acetyl-1-D-myo-inositol-2-amino-2-deoxy-alpha-D-glucopyranoside deacetylase; translation: MTDLPARRLLLVHAHPDDESINNGATMARYAAEGALVTLVTCTLGEEGEVIPPALAHLAADRDDTLGPHRRGELAAAMRALGVTDHRFLGGPGRYRDSGMMGTEQNHRPGAFWSADLDEAAGHLVDVIREVRPQVLVTYDPDGGYGHPDHIQAHRVATRAAQLAADAAHRPGSAPHTVAKVYWNRVPRSVAEKAFAALRADAPDAFGGIAAIEDVPGVVNDAFVTTLVDGAGYEGAKAAAMRAHATQIAVQEPYFALSNDLGQPLFTVEYYELVTGEPGPAGAPTAELEHDLFAGVTGAGR
- a CDS encoding DUF6113 family protein, with product MSGSSRARAGRTEAPKRDIPATGMAAPLHLGRIAALFGLLVVGILVGIAGALVQPAWFPGGLVLALAAAAGLFFGGRTLTGTQSGAMVPAAGWLISVIFLLGGRPEGDYVFGDALGLALFMLGGMAIAVICATLPRTPR